The following coding sequences are from one Rattus norvegicus strain BN/NHsdMcwi chromosome 11, GRCr8, whole genome shotgun sequence window:
- the Crygs gene encoding gamma-crystallin S yields the protein MSKTGAKISFYEDRNFQGRRYDCDCDCVDFRSYLSRCNSIRVEGGTWAVYERPNFSGHMYILPQGEYPEYQRWMGLNDRLGSCRAVHLSSGGQYKIQIFEKGDFSGQMYETTEDCPSTMERFHLREIHSCKVLEGTWIFYELPSYHGRQYLLDKKEYRKPVDWGAASPAVQSFRRIVE from the exons ATGTCTAAAACCGGAGCCAAG ATCAGTTTCTACGAAGACAGAAATTTTCAAGGCCGCCGCTATGACTGCGACTGTGACTGCGTAGACTTCCGCTCGTACCTGAGTCGCTGCAACTCCATTAGAGTAGAAGGTGGCACCTGGGCCGTGTATGAAAGGCCCAACTTCTCGGGGCACATGTACATCTTACCCCAGGGCGAGTACCCTGAGTACCAGCGTTGGATGGGCCTCAATGACCGCCTGGGCTCTTGCAGAGCTGTTCATCTG TCTAGTGGAGGCCAGTACAAGATTCAGATCTTTGAAAAGGGTGACTTCAGTGGCCAGATGTACGAAACCACGGAGGACTGCCCTTCCACCATGGAGCGGTTTCACTTGCGGGAGATCCACTCCTGTAAGGTACTAGAAGGCACCTGGATCTTCTATGAGCTACCCAGCTATCATGGCAGACAGTACCTTCTGGACAAGAAGGAGTACCGGAAGCCCGTCGATTGGGGTGCGGCGTCCCCCGCTGTCCAGTCATTCCGCCGCATTGTGGAGTGA
- the Crygs gene encoding gamma-crystallin S isoform X1 — RGSVQVTFICAQSHPAPQLSDCSVLQISFYEDRNFQGRRYDCDCDCVDFRSYLSRCNSIRVEGGTWAVYERPNFSGHMYILPQGEYPEYQRWMGLNDRLGSCRAVHLSSGGQYKIQIFEKGDFSGQMYETTEDCPSTMERFHLREIHSCKVLEGTWIFYELPSYHGRQYLLDKKEYRKPVDWGAASPAVQSFRRIVE, encoded by the exons CGTGGCAGTGTGCAGGTCACTTTCATCTGTGCGCAAAGCCACCCGGCTCCTCAGCTCTCTGACTGCTCTGTGCTGCAGATCAGTTTCTACGAAGACAGAAATTTTCAAGGCCGCCGCTATGACTGCGACTGTGACTGCGTAGACTTCCGCTCGTACCTGAGTCGCTGCAACTCCATTAGAGTAGAAGGTGGCACCTGGGCCGTGTATGAAAGGCCCAACTTCTCGGGGCACATGTACATCTTACCCCAGGGCGAGTACCCTGAGTACCAGCGTTGGATGGGCCTCAATGACCGCCTGGGCTCTTGCAGAGCTGTTCATCTG TCTAGTGGAGGCCAGTACAAGATTCAGATCTTTGAAAAGGGTGACTTCAGTGGCCAGATGTACGAAACCACGGAGGACTGCCCTTCCACCATGGAGCGGTTTCACTTGCGGGAGATCCACTCCTGTAAGGTACTAGAAGGCACCTGGATCTTCTATGAGCTACCCAGCTATCATGGCAGACAGTACCTTCTGGACAAGAAGGAGTACCGGAAGCCCGTCGATTGGGGTGCGGCGTCCCCCGCTGTCCAGTCATTCCGCCGCATTGTGGAGTGA